Proteins found in one bacterium genomic segment:
- a CDS encoding pyridoxamine 5'-phosphate oxidase family protein codes for MRRNDRAINIEEARNLLESAEYGVLSMACPDGVPYGIPLNFALAGDDIYFHCAPEGRKIEILTANTRVSFCVVGRTKMLPEKFGTKYESASASGFVEELFAEEKKQGLVLLLEKYSPGYLKEGLEYVDAFIDKTKVFRIRVESITGKARK; via the coding sequence AAGCCAGAAACCTGCTCGAATCAGCCGAATACGGCGTTCTCTCCATGGCGTGTCCAGATGGGGTGCCTTATGGTATCCCCCTGAACTTCGCACTGGCGGGTGACGACATTTACTTCCACTGTGCTCCGGAGGGCCGGAAGATCGAGATTCTCACCGCGAACACGAGAGTCTCGTTTTGCGTGGTCGGCCGAACAAAAATGTTACCCGAGAAGTTCGGGACCAAGTACGAAAGTGCTAGTGCCTCAGGCTTCGTGGAGGAGCTTTTTGCTGAGGAGAAGAAACAAGGCCTTGTCCTGTTGCTCGAAAAGTACTCGCCCGGCTACCTCAAAGAGGGGCTTGAGTACGTTGACGCGTTCATCGACAAAACCAAGGTGTTCAGGATCCGGGTGGAATCAATCACAGGCAAGGCTCGCAAATGA
- a CDS encoding DNA-3-methyladenine glycosylase I, which translates to MKKRCEWCGGDPIYVSYHDDEWGVPVHDDRRLFEFLVLEGAQAGLSWLTILKKRENYRKAFHDFNVERIAGYGPQDIDRLLHDPGIVRNRLKIEAAIRNARGVLAIRKEYGTLDTFLWRYVDGTPVQNHWKCMTDLPVTTRESDQMSKDLKKRGFNFVGPTICYSFMEAVGMVNDHVADCFRYKEICSG; encoded by the coding sequence ATGAAGAAACGGTGTGAATGGTGTGGTGGCGATCCGATCTATGTTTCGTACCACGATGACGAATGGGGTGTGCCGGTTCATGATGACCGGCGCCTGTTTGAATTCCTCGTTCTGGAAGGGGCCCAGGCGGGCCTGAGCTGGCTGACGATACTGAAGAAGAGAGAGAACTACCGGAAGGCCTTTCATGACTTCAACGTCGAGCGCATTGCCGGATACGGGCCGCAGGACATCGACCGGCTGCTCCATGATCCCGGCATTGTGCGAAATCGCCTCAAAATTGAGGCGGCGATCCGGAATGCGCGGGGCGTTCTGGCCATCCGGAAGGAATACGGGACACTGGACACGTTCCTGTGGCGCTATGTGGATGGCACCCCTGTCCAGAATCATTGGAAATGCATGACGGACCTTCCTGTGACGACGAGGGAGTCCGACCAGATGAGCAAAGACCTCAAGAAACGGGGATTCAACTTCGTGGGACCAACCATCTGTTATTCCTTCATGGAGGCAGTCGGCATGGTGAACGACCACGTCGCGGATTGCTTCCGCTACAAGGAAATATGTTCAGGGTGA
- a CDS encoding ABC transporter permease subunit: MRQIFTLAGVVWLEMVRRKELSVLLILLATLLAGLLSFDVFGLSQVTGYVKDMGLLAVWVLSWILAINTSVRQLPQEEQRGTLFSLLAKPVSRLTLICGKWLGAWSITCLSLVGFYLTVSLAVWIKGGTFNLATLLQAILLHAAAIALITSLGLAFSTRLNRDAATVTTYIITGAGFLLLPRIPSMLVEARGISSYALYTVYYLFPHFELFDLRRRLVHDWGSVQWLTLAEILLYAALMTTVFLSLAWLGYRKRRFSRGDIL; encoded by the coding sequence ATGAGACAGATCTTTACATTAGCCGGAGTCGTATGGCTCGAGATGGTGCGGCGGAAAGAGCTCTCGGTGCTCCTGATTCTCCTGGCCACCCTGCTGGCCGGCCTGCTTTCCTTCGACGTCTTCGGCCTGTCCCAGGTGACCGGATACGTGAAAGACATGGGACTGCTGGCCGTCTGGGTCCTGTCGTGGATCCTGGCCATCAACACCTCGGTCCGCCAGTTGCCTCAGGAAGAACAGCGGGGCACGCTGTTTTCCCTGCTGGCCAAACCGGTCTCGCGCCTGACCCTGATCTGCGGGAAGTGGCTTGGAGCCTGGTCCATCACCTGCCTGTCCCTCGTGGGTTTCTACCTGACGGTCAGCCTGGCCGTCTGGATCAAGGGCGGCACCTTCAACCTGGCCACGCTGCTACAGGCCATCCTGCTCCATGCGGCCGCCATCGCCCTGATCACGTCCCTTGGGCTCGCGTTCTCCACCCGGCTGAACCGGGATGCCGCCACCGTGACCACCTATATCATCACCGGGGCGGGCTTCCTGCTGTTGCCCCGCATTCCCAGCATGCTGGTTGAGGCCAGGGGCATCTCCAGTTACGCGCTCTACACGGTCTACTACCTGTTCCCCCATTTCGAGTTATTTGATCTGCGCCGCCGGCTTGTTCATGACTGGGGTTCCGTTCAATGGCTCACGCTGGCCGAGATCCTCCTGTATGCGGCCTTGATGACGACGGTCTTTTTGTCACTGGCCTGGCTGGGATACCGGAAGCGGCGGTTTTCTCGCGGAGACATCCTGTGA
- a CDS encoding ABC transporter ATP-binding protein: protein MIPAIDIQGLSVSFSAPTGTVQALSNLTITVAPGTVFGFLGPNGAGKTTTIHVLLGFQEADQGAARLFGKPVTETIAREKIGYLSENPDTYNFLTGRELLTIAGRLFNLPASEIRTRADQLLHETGLTFAADRRIAGYSRGMRQRICMAQALINDPELLILDEPTGGLDPLGRMDIRRIIADRKKAGKTVFFSSHELSEVELACDRVAILSQGRLIAEGPVSELVSPGENLERYFIKAVTTAHPAEQP, encoded by the coding sequence ATGATTCCTGCCATTGATATACAAGGCTTGAGTGTTTCCTTTTCCGCGCCCACCGGAACCGTTCAGGCACTGAGCAACCTGACGATCACGGTCGCACCGGGCACCGTTTTCGGATTTCTTGGCCCTAACGGCGCGGGGAAGACGACGACGATCCATGTCCTGCTCGGGTTCCAGGAGGCCGATCAGGGCGCCGCCCGGCTTTTCGGCAAACCGGTCACCGAAACCATCGCCCGGGAAAAAATCGGCTATCTCTCTGAAAATCCGGACACCTACAATTTCCTTACCGGCCGCGAACTCCTGACCATCGCCGGGCGCCTGTTCAATCTCCCCGCCTCTGAAATCCGGACACGCGCCGATCAGCTCCTGCATGAAACCGGGCTCACCTTCGCCGCTGATCGCCGGATCGCCGGCTACTCCCGCGGCATGCGGCAGCGAATTTGTATGGCCCAGGCCCTGATCAACGACCCCGAACTCCTGATTCTGGATGAGCCCACAGGAGGACTGGACCCCCTGGGCCGCATGGACATCCGGCGGATTATTGCCGATCGCAAAAAAGCCGGGAAAACCGTTTTCTTCTCATCCCATGAATTATCCGAGGTTGAACTGGCCTGCGACCGGGTGGCGATCCTGTCACAAGGCCGGCTCATCGCCGAGGGACCGGTCAGTGAATTGGTTTCCCCGGGAGAAAATCTGGAACGCTATTTCATCAAGGCCGTCACCACGGCACACCCCGCGGAGCAGCCATGA
- a CDS encoding beta-galactosidase: protein MKIAVFESAGFLPLPEFTAEDVRRVVTAMNDSCLTLDAAGLETLQRSQIDTLILPYVRGNFSPEALSSLIRFHAAGGSLLFLGDLPNHDAWFPLRNMESWRLNLTRCNDGVNVTGLTPFGRAILGDLPGLDVIAGKDLPGLRVTAFPPDETHCLFTIKSYDHSTTSHAVVCVERKREQFLGAKLAVIGFTGGEFRENVQGVYYRPWTHNPGLLDRNWVGATPLVQALLRWLEPAPVAGAIELEPVHTLSAGSQVRVRMTTPCGHPVLIESVQLIHGETRQILDLPELRGPLSGTTSRLVQLPKRPFGITRYQLVARINGRDMTLAETNEYVVPDDAATHLGFGASTFWAFQGGTVPEEYRAFVRELRRRGCQYIRANLPWEDIEPEAGRYDWTIPDALAAFAAEEGVVFSFWLFPVTRGAALGDGGVPAWTLKEPAIDKDGHPGNFPTLWSPFYRQHYFAMLDQLTKRYARHRGVWRFIPDFGNSDFPYGYYYYGNPSTLFDYSPIERKAFSRYLLEQRGYSMDQISALYGRAFTSLEEVPVPLADLDPDAWRVYLDFRAWTIQGGIQEAFRVCAANAPDKVPPDLPGHGAGSISDLSSFYLEAKAKHWLEERKFEPHHVALHNAGPEWGGEAWQVGGDYRQYDDALYQSLRTNANYYTIPGPDLGLTGDTIARNGFIRRTIMGAQRLDPELAVIDRIGWTDWSSLANVAARLDQSAALLCRNHRFDFSCYRLLTLPPDELMGQTATIGTGGSMLPNDEGWYWLIRESVEKGLNLLVFPNSCQAGRTPIPLTFLRKILKLEDVTYGESRPCTILWPPSFAGGQSSGHAKPVHADGEVLVRDTAGHPLLVRRPYGRGSILLAGYDCGPDSPDGAHQYERDACIAHHSLNRLCLHLGIVPRNLKTGQLYVAKEVVSRAGKDYLLMFGHLPGTVRASAQVKLQKPSSQAYDLATGERFPVTTGVDGWSSLEFPLHHRVGRYLAFHD, encoded by the coding sequence ATGAAGATCGCAGTATTTGAAAGCGCCGGGTTTCTTCCCCTTCCGGAATTCACGGCAGAGGATGTCCGCCGGGTCGTGACGGCCATGAATGATTCCTGTCTGACCCTCGATGCCGCCGGGCTTGAGACCCTGCAGCGCAGCCAGATCGACACGCTGATCCTGCCATATGTCCGGGGCAACTTCTCCCCGGAGGCGCTCTCCAGCCTGATCCGGTTCCATGCAGCGGGGGGCAGTCTGTTGTTCCTGGGCGACCTGCCCAATCATGACGCCTGGTTCCCCTTACGCAACATGGAGTCCTGGCGGCTGAACCTGACCCGTTGCAATGATGGCGTCAACGTGACCGGCCTGACACCATTCGGACGCGCGATCCTGGGCGACCTGCCCGGACTGGACGTCATTGCCGGTAAAGATCTTCCGGGCCTGCGAGTCACCGCCTTTCCCCCGGATGAAACGCATTGTCTTTTCACCATCAAAAGTTATGACCATTCCACCACCTCCCACGCCGTCGTCTGCGTAGAGCGGAAACGGGAGCAATTCCTCGGAGCCAAACTGGCCGTGATCGGATTCACGGGCGGCGAATTCCGGGAAAACGTGCAGGGGGTTTACTACCGCCCCTGGACCCATAACCCCGGCCTGCTCGACCGGAATTGGGTCGGCGCCACCCCGCTCGTACAGGCCCTGCTCCGCTGGCTCGAACCGGCCCCCGTCGCCGGAGCCATCGAACTCGAACCCGTCCACACGCTGAGTGCCGGCAGCCAGGTGCGGGTTCGCATGACCACGCCCTGCGGCCACCCCGTCCTCATTGAAAGCGTCCAGTTGATCCATGGTGAGACCAGGCAGATACTGGACCTCCCCGAACTGCGCGGTCCCTTGAGCGGGACCACTTCCCGACTGGTTCAACTCCCGAAACGGCCGTTCGGCATCACCCGTTATCAGCTGGTCGCCCGCATTAACGGCCGGGATATGACCCTTGCTGAAACGAATGAATATGTGGTGCCGGATGATGCCGCCACCCACCTGGGATTCGGAGCCTCCACCTTCTGGGCCTTCCAGGGCGGAACCGTTCCCGAAGAATACCGCGCGTTCGTCCGCGAACTGCGCCGGCGCGGGTGTCAATACATCCGTGCCAATCTGCCCTGGGAAGATATTGAACCTGAAGCCGGACGCTACGACTGGACCATTCCGGACGCCCTGGCCGCGTTTGCCGCCGAGGAGGGTGTGGTCTTCTCGTTCTGGCTGTTTCCCGTCACCCGCGGCGCCGCGCTGGGGGATGGGGGTGTACCGGCCTGGACCCTGAAAGAGCCCGCCATTGACAAAGACGGTCACCCGGGCAACTTCCCCACCTTATGGAGTCCGTTCTATCGCCAGCACTATTTCGCCATGCTGGATCAACTCACCAAGCGGTACGCCCGACACCGGGGTGTGTGGCGCTTTATTCCCGATTTCGGCAATTCGGATTTTCCTTACGGCTATTACTACTACGGGAATCCGTCCACCCTGTTCGATTATTCCCCCATCGAGCGCAAGGCCTTCAGCCGTTATCTACTGGAACAGCGCGGCTATTCAATGGACCAGATCAGTGCCCTCTATGGCCGTGCCTTCACATCGCTGGAAGAGGTGCCCGTCCCTCTGGCCGACCTTGATCCCGATGCCTGGCGGGTCTATCTCGACTTCCGTGCCTGGACGATCCAGGGCGGCATTCAGGAAGCGTTCAGGGTCTGTGCGGCGAATGCACCGGACAAGGTTCCGCCCGACCTTCCCGGCCATGGCGCCGGATCGATCTCGGACCTCTCCTCTTTTTATCTGGAAGCCAAGGCCAAACACTGGCTCGAGGAGCGTAAGTTCGAGCCCCACCATGTGGCGCTCCATAACGCAGGTCCCGAATGGGGCGGCGAAGCCTGGCAGGTCGGAGGCGACTACCGGCAGTACGACGACGCGCTGTATCAATCGCTGCGGACCAACGCCAACTACTACACGATTCCCGGCCCAGACCTGGGGTTGACCGGCGACACGATCGCCCGCAACGGGTTTATCAGGCGGACCATCATGGGGGCCCAGCGGCTGGATCCTGAACTGGCCGTTATTGACCGGATTGGCTGGACCGACTGGTCCTCACTGGCCAATGTGGCTGCCCGGCTCGACCAGAGCGCCGCCTTGCTCTGCCGTAACCACCGGTTCGACTTCTCCTGCTACCGTCTGCTGACGCTTCCGCCCGATGAGCTCATGGGCCAAACGGCCACCATCGGGACGGGCGGATCCATGCTGCCCAATGATGAAGGGTGGTATTGGCTGATCAGGGAATCCGTGGAGAAGGGCCTGAATCTCCTTGTGTTCCCGAACTCATGTCAGGCGGGCCGCACCCCTATCCCCCTCACCTTCCTGCGCAAGATCCTGAAACTTGAGGATGTGACGTATGGGGAAAGCCGGCCCTGCACCATTCTCTGGCCCCCCTCGTTTGCCGGCGGACAGTCGTCCGGTCACGCCAAACCCGTTCACGCGGACGGCGAGGTGCTGGTCCGCGACACGGCGGGTCACCCGCTCCTCGTACGCCGTCCCTATGGACGTGGCTCCATCCTGCTGGCGGGTTATGACTGCGGGCCGGACTCCCCGGATGGCGCTCACCAATATGAGCGTGATGCCTGTATTGCACATCACTCGCTTAACCGGCTATGCCTGCATCTGGGGATTGTCCCGCGAAATCTCAAGACAGGGCAGCTCTATGTGGCCAAGGAAGTGGTCAGCCGGGCGGGTAAAGATTACCTGCTGATGTTCGGACACCTGCCTGGAACGGTCCGGGCCTCCGCCCAGGTCAAACTCCAAAAGCCCTCCTCCCAGGCCTATGATCTGGCCACGGGGGAACGCTTCCCCGTAACCACCGGAGTGGATGGCTGGTCCTCACTCGAATTTCCCCTCCATCACCGGGTAGGCCGGTATCTCGCCTTCCACGACTAA
- a CDS encoding glycoside hydrolase family 130 protein codes for MYREETYLKRYSGNPILRPNMLPGAEAMMNGCPFIYRDKIHLLQPVIWRNKEFTSMHVCDSDDGIHFNINPEPFIQFTPQAQGEDNPLFHLDRWAIDPRVTKIGDTYYIMRPGDSYLGTVALLGCTKDWKTYEHIEIVSLPMNRVPCLFSEKIGGNYVRLDRPSGRREGDIWIARSPDLIHWGQFRPLLRAGFHWNSKKVGPTVPIRTEQGWLVITHGVQDSCAGSRYSLGAMLLDLENPEKIVGQMKSWILTPDRDYEFNGNVPNVVFACSALADVARDELRVYYGAADTYMCLATGSLSQIINACLKGE; via the coding sequence ATGTATCGAGAAGAAACATATCTCAAGCGGTATTCCGGAAACCCCATCCTACGCCCCAACATGCTGCCGGGCGCTGAAGCCATGATGAATGGCTGCCCGTTCATCTATCGCGATAAGATCCATCTCCTGCAACCGGTCATCTGGCGCAACAAGGAGTTCACCTCGATGCACGTCTGTGACAGCGACGACGGCATTCACTTCAACATCAACCCGGAACCGTTCATTCAATTTACGCCCCAGGCCCAGGGTGAAGACAATCCCCTCTTTCATCTCGACCGCTGGGCCATCGACCCGCGGGTCACGAAGATCGGGGACACCTATTACATCATGCGGCCTGGCGATAGTTACCTGGGTACCGTCGCCCTATTGGGTTGCACCAAGGACTGGAAGACCTATGAGCACATCGAAATTGTCTCACTCCCCATGAACCGCGTCCCCTGCCTGTTCTCTGAAAAGATCGGCGGAAACTATGTCCGCCTCGACCGCCCCTCCGGCCGGCGGGAAGGCGATATCTGGATCGCCCGCTCCCCGGACCTGATTCACTGGGGTCAGTTCCGCCCCCTCCTGCGCGCCGGCTTCCACTGGAACAGCAAGAAGGTCGGACCGACTGTCCCGATCCGGACGGAACAAGGCTGGCTCGTCATCACCCACGGCGTCCAGGACTCGTGTGCCGGCTCGCGCTATTCCCTTGGCGCCATGCTTCTGGACCTGGAGAACCCCGAAAAAATCGTTGGCCAGATGAAAAGCTGGATCCTGACCCCTGACCGGGACTACGAATTTAACGGCAACGTCCCCAATGTCGTCTTCGCCTGCTCCGCACTCGCTGATGTCGCCCGCGATGAGCTGCGGGTCTATTACGGCGCCGCGGACACCTACATGTGCCTGGCGACCGGTTCGTTGAGCCAGATCATCAATGCCTGCCTGAAAGGGGAATGA
- a CDS encoding Tex family protein translates to MVAEVDQNDALDASSIPRLAAELAIAPRQVLAVAKLLMEGGTIPFIARYRKEVTENLDEVQIGKIQERLQYYKDLEERRQTVLDSIGEQGKLTEELKAKILACTTKTVLEDLYLPFKPKRRTRAMIAREKGLEPLALMILAQPATGNPDKEAEAFIDVEKKVESGADALSGARDIVAELISENADIRALGRQYYAANGVIVSEAVKEKTQEPTKFEQYYDFKEKAVDIPSHRYLAIRRGENEGVLKRSFTVEAEPVLRRIGEIMKVNERSPFAVHLRTAIEDSYKRLIAPSVETDVSVDLKMKADRAAVEIFAKNLRSLLLASPLGGRAVIAVDPGIRTGCKVAAMDATGKFLENTTLYLSQGERAGMEARIDLAKLIAKVQPAAIAVGNGTGGRETEAFIRDTLKKANLSNIMVIQVNESGASIYSASEVARDEFPDLDLTVRGAISIGRRLQDPLAELVKLDPKSIGVGQYQHDVHQPLLAQKLEDVVVSCVNHVGVEINTASAFLLARVSGVGNSLAKKIVAYRDKHGAFTSRAALLKVPSLGPKVFEQAAGFLRIRGGAHLLDGSAVHPERYALVEKMAADLGVELKELVGNATLADKIEIRKYVSAEVGEPTLKDIIAELKKPGRDPRETFEAPCFRDDVNAIEDLKPGMELMGIVTNVTAFGAFVDVGVHQDGLVHVSELADRYITDPAEVVQAGDRIKVWVKDVDAQRKRIALSAKSGSRAGTGSSPGSGADRGANRPGERRGPGNGPRPSARPAFNSNPFGGLGL, encoded by the coding sequence ATGGTTGCTGAAGTTGATCAAAATGATGCGTTAGATGCCTCGTCAATTCCCCGCCTGGCGGCGGAGTTGGCCATCGCCCCCCGGCAGGTTCTGGCTGTGGCCAAGTTGCTGATGGAGGGGGGGACCATTCCCTTTATTGCCCGTTACCGCAAAGAAGTGACCGAGAATCTTGATGAAGTCCAGATTGGAAAGATCCAGGAGCGGCTCCAGTATTACAAGGATCTTGAGGAGCGCCGACAAACCGTTCTGGATTCCATCGGGGAGCAGGGGAAGTTGACCGAAGAACTCAAGGCCAAGATTCTGGCCTGCACCACCAAGACGGTGCTGGAGGATCTCTATCTGCCCTTCAAGCCCAAACGCCGGACCCGTGCGATGATCGCCCGGGAAAAGGGGCTGGAGCCGCTGGCCCTGATGATCCTGGCTCAGCCTGCCACCGGAAATCCCGACAAGGAGGCCGAAGCGTTTATCGATGTGGAAAAGAAGGTCGAGTCAGGGGCCGACGCCTTGTCAGGTGCCCGTGACATTGTGGCTGAACTGATTTCTGAAAATGCGGATATCCGGGCATTGGGCCGCCAGTATTATGCCGCCAACGGGGTGATTGTGTCCGAGGCGGTCAAGGAGAAGACGCAGGAACCGACCAAGTTTGAGCAGTATTACGACTTCAAGGAGAAGGCGGTGGATATCCCCTCGCATCGCTATCTGGCGATTCGGCGTGGCGAAAATGAAGGGGTCTTGAAGCGCTCGTTCACCGTTGAGGCCGAGCCGGTGCTGCGCCGGATCGGGGAGATCATGAAGGTGAATGAGCGGTCCCCGTTTGCCGTTCACCTGCGGACCGCCATTGAGGATAGCTATAAGCGCCTGATTGCGCCGAGCGTTGAGACCGATGTATCGGTGGACCTGAAGATGAAGGCGGACCGGGCGGCGGTGGAAATATTTGCCAAGAACCTGCGGAGCCTGTTGCTGGCGTCACCCCTGGGCGGACGCGCGGTGATCGCGGTGGATCCGGGGATTCGCACGGGCTGCAAAGTGGCGGCGATGGATGCCACCGGCAAGTTCCTGGAGAATACGACCTTGTATTTGAGCCAGGGCGAGCGCGCGGGCATGGAGGCCCGGATTGATCTGGCCAAACTGATCGCCAAGGTGCAGCCGGCCGCGATCGCCGTGGGCAACGGGACCGGCGGGCGTGAAACCGAGGCCTTTATCCGCGACACCCTCAAAAAGGCCAATTTGTCGAATATCATGGTGATCCAGGTCAATGAGTCGGGGGCCAGTATTTATAGCGCCTCTGAAGTGGCCCGGGATGAATTCCCAGATCTGGATCTGACCGTGCGTGGTGCCATATCGATTGGACGCCGGTTGCAGGACCCCCTGGCGGAATTAGTGAAGCTGGATCCGAAGTCTATCGGGGTGGGGCAATATCAGCATGATGTGCATCAGCCGCTGTTGGCTCAGAAGCTTGAGGATGTCGTCGTCAGCTGTGTGAATCACGTCGGGGTTGAAATCAATACGGCCAGCGCCTTTCTGCTCGCCCGGGTCTCGGGGGTCGGAAACAGTCTGGCCAAGAAGATTGTGGCCTATCGCGACAAGCATGGTGCCTTTACCAGCCGGGCCGCCTTGTTGAAGGTGCCCAGTCTGGGGCCCAAGGTCTTTGAGCAGGCTGCCGGGTTCTTGCGGATCCGGGGCGGAGCCCATTTGCTCGATGGCTCGGCGGTGCATCCGGAACGCTATGCGCTGGTTGAAAAAATGGCGGCTGATCTTGGCGTAGAGCTGAAGGAGTTGGTGGGGAATGCCACGCTGGCCGACAAGATTGAGATCCGCAAATATGTCAGTGCCGAGGTGGGGGAGCCCACCTTGAAGGATATTATCGCGGAATTGAAGAAGCCGGGGCGCGATCCCCGAGAGACGTTTGAGGCGCCCTGCTTCCGGGATGACGTCAATGCCATCGAAGATCTCAAGCCGGGTATGGAGTTGATGGGTATTGTCACCAATGTCACCGCCTTTGGGGCGTTTGTGGATGTGGGCGTGCATCAGGATGGCCTGGTGCATGTGTCCGAACTGGCCGACCGGTATATCACCGATCCCGCCGAGGTGGTGCAGGCCGGGGACCGGATCAAGGTCTGGGTCAAGGATGTGGACGCCCAGCGCAAGCGGATCGCCCTGAGCGCGAAAAGCGGTAGCCGGGCAGGGACCGGGTCCAGTCCGGGTTCCGGAGCCGACCGGGGCGCCAACAGGCCCGGCGAACGGCGCGGGCCGGGGAACGGTCCACGCCCTTCCGCCAGGCCGGCCTTCAATTCAAATCCATTCGGGGGATTGGGGTTGTAA
- the rsmD gene encoding 16S rRNA (guanine(966)-N(2))-methyltransferase RsmD: MRVTGGILRGRLIKAPKGDEVRPTQDMVRQAVFSSLADRIPGASFLDLFAGTGAVGLEAWSRGAARIDWVEGGAKVFPVLQSNLEALCGGLSGKTGDQEWLATRSDVFRFIEGLRGTRSYDLIFADPPYDRPGTANWAGRLLNMLAAGGLLADDGVFVMEQSREEAEARHFAWESMTSKVYGGTRVTLYRKMRKS, translated from the coding sequence ATGAGAGTAACGGGAGGCATATTACGGGGGCGTCTGATCAAGGCGCCCAAGGGGGATGAGGTGCGGCCGACGCAGGATATGGTCCGGCAGGCGGTTTTCTCTTCATTGGCTGACCGGATTCCCGGCGCCTCTTTTCTTGACCTGTTTGCCGGAACCGGCGCCGTGGGGCTGGAGGCGTGGAGCCGGGGTGCCGCCCGTATTGACTGGGTGGAAGGCGGGGCCAAGGTGTTTCCTGTCCTGCAGTCGAATCTGGAGGCCTTGTGTGGTGGGCTGTCCGGCAAGACCGGGGATCAGGAGTGGCTGGCCACGCGGAGTGATGTGTTCCGGTTCATTGAAGGGTTGCGGGGCACACGGAGCTATGACCTTATTTTCGCGGACCCCCCCTATGACCGGCCTGGTACGGCCAACTGGGCGGGCCGGCTGTTGAATATGCTGGCGGCGGGCGGACTTCTGGCGGATGATGGCGTTTTTGTAATGGAACAGTCCCGTGAAGAGGCTGAAGCCCGGCATTTTGCCTGGGAGAGCATGACCTCAAAGGTGTACGGGGGGACGCGGGTAACGCTTTACAGGAAAATGAGGAAATCATGA
- the coaD gene encoding pantetheine-phosphate adenylyltransferase: MKHSAIYPGSYDPLTLGHLDLIERASHIFEEVIVAVGVNSRKKTVFSAEERMAMVKASVKGMKNVKVDAFDGLLVNYARAKGIHVLLRGLRAFSDFEYEFQMALANRKMAPEIEMIFLMPKETFSYISSSTVREIAERGGDVTPFVPPAVKRFIDKKMGR, encoded by the coding sequence ATGAAACATTCAGCCATCTATCCCGGGTCATATGATCCGCTAACCTTAGGCCACCTGGATTTGATCGAACGGGCATCCCATATTTTTGAAGAGGTCATTGTGGCGGTGGGGGTCAACTCCCGGAAAAAAACCGTGTTCAGCGCCGAGGAGCGGATGGCCATGGTCAAGGCGTCGGTCAAGGGGATGAAAAACGTCAAGGTGGATGCCTTTGATGGACTGCTGGTGAATTACGCCCGTGCCAAGGGCATTCATGTCCTGTTGAGGGGGTTGCGCGCCTTTTCTGACTTTGAGTACGAGTTCCAGATGGCGCTGGCCAACCGGAAAATGGCCCCCGAAATAGAAATGATTTTCCTGATGCCGAAGGAAACCTTCAGCTACATCAGCTCCAGTACGGTGCGGGAAATTGCCGAGCGCGGCGGGGATGTCACGCCCTTTGTTCCGCCGGCGGTGAAGCGGTTTATCGACAAAAAGATGGGAAGGTGA
- a CDS encoding DUF177 domain-containing protein translates to MSIKIEPWRIPEEGLDIEGQVPAEVVDLKEDVNAPAAGPIDYELHVQCLEHELLVTGQVRAEVKLVCSRCADIIVEEVEDRAFFYEQEVVNLHETLDLTDEVRETIILAFPNYPVCQESCRGLCPVCGVNLNRAKCGCKPLKEMCWTAFSGLDNIEVKNGSSKKKKIES, encoded by the coding sequence ATGTCTATCAAAATTGAGCCTTGGCGGATTCCCGAGGAGGGGTTGGATATCGAGGGACAGGTTCCTGCGGAAGTCGTTGATCTTAAAGAGGATGTGAACGCTCCTGCGGCCGGACCCATCGACTACGAGTTGCATGTCCAATGCCTCGAGCATGAATTGCTCGTGACGGGGCAGGTGCGGGCCGAGGTGAAGTTGGTGTGTTCGCGCTGTGCGGACATCATCGTGGAAGAGGTGGAGGATAGGGCCTTTTTCTACGAGCAGGAAGTCGTCAATCTTCATGAGACGCTAGACTTGACGGATGAGGTTCGCGAAACTATTATCCTCGCCTTTCCAAATTACCCGGTGTGTCAGGAATCGTGTCGTGGGTTGTGTCCCGTGTGCGGCGTAAACCTGAATCGGGCGAAGTGCGGGTGTAAGCCGCTTAAGGAAATGTGTTGGACGGCATTTAGCGGTCTGGACAATATTGAGGTGAAAAATGGCAGTTCCAAAAAGAAAAAAATCGAAAGCTAA
- the rpmF gene encoding 50S ribosomal protein L32 encodes MAVPKRKKSKAKIRTRRACIKARVMTIKNCPQCGAPQEPHRVCRSCGYYRGRQVVSVKAD; translated from the coding sequence ATGGCAGTTCCAAAAAGAAAAAAATCGAAAGCTAAGATTCGTACCCGAAGGGCATGTATCAAGGCTCGTGTGATGACGATCAAGAACTGTCCGCAGTGCGGGGCTCCTCAGGAGCCGCACCGGGTATGCCGTTCATGCGGCTACTATCGCGGGCGTCAAGTGGTGAGCGTCAAGGCTGACTAA